The Micropterus dolomieu isolate WLL.071019.BEF.003 ecotype Adirondacks linkage group LG22, ASM2129224v1, whole genome shotgun sequence genome contains a region encoding:
- the si:dkey-12e7.1 gene encoding uncharacterized protein si:dkey-12e7.1 codes for MTTNIISSPAIMSPRKRPLVPVSSRRKTVDDYFPFNFLPVECQLHVLSFLNEVDKCSCALVCLSWSCLVRSWKLWRVADYSRRGVFHLGQEGLLVSNREFERWKSWVHHYTHHLISRRASLLTLKASFDLGDRCNKWGELLNHLLDNVHCRDLSHLDLNWTFTLLEPLDLRVHSSSSSHQDSITKMDQVTSFQELLTKLTHSCPRISKMRSHFDWSDMSVSLLTQFQQLRVLELKYFWVFKGVTPSTLQTLTKSLPNLKSLTLHILVPLRNLGISYILESQSLEFLDVSPSRGLVFSCLKLPALRELRAKKIVRGITLDRRTRLRIQSRWPCLYHVLREGTPKLQALNNERLLTTWREESYGELSAILEQSCYCVQHLDSWLW; via the exons ATGACCACCAATATCATTTCCTCACCTGCCATCATGTCCCCGCGAAAAAGACCCCTGGTCCCTGTAAGCAGTCGGCGGAAAACAGTGGACGACTACTTTCCTTTTAATTTCCTGCCGGTGGAGTGCCAGCTGCACGTGTTGTCCTTTCTGAATGAGGTGGATAAATGTAGCTGCGCCCTGGTTTGCCTGAGCTGGAGCTGCCTCGTCCGCTCATGGAAGCTATGGCGGGTGGCAGACTACTCCCGTCGAGGCGTCTTCCATCTGGGTCAGGAGGGGCTGCTTGTTTCCAACCGTGAGTTTGAGAGGTGGAAATCCTGGGTCCACCATTACACCCACCACCTAATCTCACGTCGGGCCAGCCTGCTCACGCTGAAGGCCAGCTTCGACCTGGGGGATCGCTGCAACAAGTGGGGTGAGCTGCTAAATCACCTGCTGGATAATGTCCACTGCAGAGACCTCAGCCACCTGGACCTTAACTGGACCTTTACTCTTCTTGAACCGCTGGACCTCAGGGTCCACTCCAGCTCCAGTTCACACCAGGACAGCATTACTAAGATGGACCAG GTGACCAGTTTCCAGGAGCTGCTGACCAAACTCACCCACAGCTGCCCGCGCATCTCCAAGATGCGCTCACACTTCGACTGGTCAGATATGTCCGTGTCGCTGCTCACCCAGTTCCAGCAGCTCCGAGTCCTCGAGCTCAAATACTTCTGGGTCTTTAAAGGAGTGACCCCCTCTACACTGCAAACCTTAACCAAATCCCTGCCTAACCTGAAGTCTCTGACTTTACACATCCTGGTGCCGCTGAGGAACCTGGGCATCTCGTACATTCTGGAGTCTCAGTCTCTGGAGTTCCTGGACGTGTCGCCCAGCCGAGGCTTGGTCTTCTCCTGTCTGAAGCTGCCTGCCCTTCGGGAGCTTCGAGCCAAGAAGATCGTCCGCGGGATCACACTGGACCGTAGGACCAGGTTGAGGATCCAGAGCCGCTGGCCCTGCCTCTACCACGTCCTCCGGGAAGGGACGCCGAAGCTCCAGGCCCTCAACAACGAGAGGCTGCTCACCACGTGGAGAGAGGAGAGCTATGGGGAGCTGTCTGCCATCCTGGAACAGTCCTGTTACTGTGTTCAGCATCTAGACAGCTGGCTTTGGTAG